In one window of Gudongella oleilytica DNA:
- a CDS encoding CaiB/BaiF CoA transferase family protein translates to MKKALEGVKVLDFTQYLSGPHCTSVLCELGAEILKVERPGSGEPERKAAPMTPKGESYQFFAYNRGKKSITLNMKNPEGLEIAKKLVAECDILVENFAPGVLEKLGLGYEVASSINPGIIYASISGFGQTGPRRDEVTYDMVGQAMGGLMSVTGYEDGEPLKVGVSLADYMGGYNASIAILAALHYRTMTGEGQQIDISMQDGIWAMVFPDRANYFDTMVTPKRVGNKLSSSTPFGSYKAKDGYVVICTITDDQWQNVLKALGREDLSNDERFMTRVLRVKHMEEVEGILNDWLMERTVDEAVTELKKFKVPCSNVPTFDQVANDPQILHREMIVEVEQPLSGKVKLGGSVFKMSRTPGDRKQRIPLVGEHNEDIYSKLLGYSEEDLEKLKSEGTI, encoded by the coding sequence ATGAAAAAGGCATTGGAGGGTGTTAAGGTATTGGATTTTACACAATATCTTTCAGGACCCCACTGTACGTCTGTTCTTTGCGAGTTGGGAGCTGAGATTCTAAAGGTAGAGAGACCTGGATCTGGTGAGCCTGAAAGAAAAGCAGCTCCTATGACCCCTAAGGGAGAATCCTACCAGTTTTTTGCCTATAATCGTGGCAAGAAAAGCATAACATTGAACATGAAGAACCCTGAGGGACTTGAAATAGCAAAAAAATTAGTGGCTGAGTGCGATATCTTGGTTGAGAATTTTGCTCCTGGAGTATTGGAGAAGCTTGGACTTGGTTATGAAGTGGCCAGTTCAATAAATCCTGGGATCATTTATGCTTCCATTTCAGGCTTTGGACAGACAGGTCCACGCCGTGACGAGGTTACCTACGATATGGTGGGTCAAGCTATGGGGGGATTGATGAGTGTCACAGGCTACGAGGATGGAGAGCCCCTGAAGGTAGGGGTATCATTAGCCGACTATATGGGAGGCTACAACGCATCTATAGCCATACTGGCTGCGCTCCATTACAGGACGATGACTGGTGAAGGTCAGCAGATAGATATTTCTATGCAGGATGGTATCTGGGCGATGGTTTTCCCGGATCGGGCAAACTACTTTGACACTATGGTAACACCTAAAAGAGTTGGGAATAAGCTTAGCAGCTCAACTCCTTTTGGCTCATACAAGGCAAAGGATGGCTACGTTGTTATCTGTACAATCACAGACGACCAGTGGCAAAATGTTCTTAAAGCATTAGGCAGAGAGGACCTCAGCAACGATGAAAGATTTATGACTCGAGTCTTAAGAGTCAAGCACATGGAGGAGGTTGAAGGTATTCTAAACGACTGGCTAATGGAAAGAACAGTTGATGAGGCTGTAACAGAATTAAAAAAATTCAAGGTTCCATGCTCAAATGTTCCCACCTTTGACCAGGTAGCTAATGATCCACAAATACTTCATCGTGAAATGATTGTCGAGGTCGAGCAGCCTCTTTCGGGTAAAGTAAAGCTTGGAGGTTCAGTGTTCAAGATGTCCAGGACTCCTGGTGACAGGAAACAGAGGATTCCTCTGGTAGGAGAGCATAATGAGGATATCTATTCTAAGCTCCTGGGGTATAGTGAGGAAGATTTGGAAAAACTTAAGTCTGAAGGAACTATATAA